A single region of the Liolophura sinensis isolate JHLJ2023 chromosome 9, CUHK_Ljap_v2, whole genome shotgun sequence genome encodes:
- the LOC135475552 gene encoding zinc finger protein 354B-like, which yields MPKCFIRTSRNYSGRLSQEIDDGSRNQHRTVTRSGRRYIKPALPLMDRHRRLGAPRCRDRLEDTSYSPRSILQTSPKFKYRQKCNPWHQVSVVTRFYLGRQFPQLDVTGLKPHERPVWPQDFPCSWSSPDEDDYLMRSDQACSPSSDLGDTDQDITTDTATEIKKAPDNRPHFCSLRQASAMSEPNASDIEKLTALRLRPEKPVSSNSFVLGPFRLGVQSTKDLKLAQIRSLTGLEGRLLAKVFTIKSQTQTGTVSHQLSGQNSGVMGIQLPVSVKRGLTSSGATHSSFTATRSKMIIKGENSVWTKPIKFETASPTNLGKVDKIERRAEISDQSIPNQKLTASKPRLESPSSAFKACNDECDSNQSIPTIKIISSDKLGIKDRHYKCSDCGRVFTVLTALTSHMRTHTRQRNKCDECGKVFTRSWLLKGHMRTHTGERPFLCPEPGCDKAFADKSNLRSHLLIHTVTTKSFVCQKCGRAFAQKRYLHKHMLEVCRMAPEGV from the exons ATGCCGAAGTGCTTTATTAGAACTTCTAGAAATTACAGCGGAAGATTATCGCAAGAAATAGATG ATGGGTCGCGAAATCAGCACCGTACGGTGACTAGGTCTGGCCGGCGGTACATCAAGCCTGCCCTCCCCCTTATGGACAGACACAGGCGACTGGGCGCTCCACGTTGTCGGGACCGATTGGAAGACACATCGTACAGCCCACGCTCAATACTGCAAACATCGCCCAAGTTTAAGTACCGCCAAAAATGCAACCCTTGGCATCAGGTGTCAGTAGTCACACGGTTTTATCTGGGTCGACAGTTTCCTCAGCTGGACGTAACGGGATTGAAACCCCACGAGAGGCCCGTCTGGCCTCAGGACTTTCCCTGTAGCTGGTCCAGCCCTGACGAAGACGACTACCTTATGAGAAGTGACCAGGCATGTTCACCCAGCAGCGACCTAGGGGACACCGATCAAGACATCACTACGGACACTGCAACGGAAATTAAAAAAGCACCTGACAATCGCCCTCATTTCTGCTCGCTGCGTCAGGCATCTGCAATGTCAGAGCCCAATGCTTCAGACATTGAAAAGCTCACAGCTTTACGTCTGAGACCAGAGAAGCCGGTCTCTAGTAACAGCTTTGTGCTCGGTCCTTTTCGTTTGGGAGTTCAGTCGACCAAGGATCTGAAATTAGCCCAGATAAGAAGTCTTACCGGCCTTGAAGGCAGATTACTGGCCAAAGTGTTTACCATCAAATCTCAAACTCAAACTGGTACCGTAAGCCACCAACTCAGTGGACAGAACTCTGGAGTAATGGGCATACAACTTCCGGTCTCCGTCAAGAGAGGCCTGACTTCCTCTGGAGCGACACATTCGTCTTTTACCGCCACCAGGTCTAAAATGATAAttaagggagaaaactctgtcTGGACAAAACCCATAAAATTCGAGACTGCGTCCCCAACAAACCTCGGTAAAGTGGATAAAATCGAGCGCAGGGCAGAAATTTCTGATCAATCAATACCAAATCAAAAATTAACCGCGAGCAAACCTCGCTTAGAATCGCCTTCGTCTGCATTCAAGGCCTGCAATGACGAATGCGACAGCAATCAGTCTATACCTAccattaaaattatttcaagcGACAAATTGGGGATCAAAGATCGACACTACAAGTGTTCAGACTGTGGTCGAGTTTTTACTGTGCTGACGGCTCTTACATCACACATGCGCACGCACACCCGCCAGCGCAACAAATGTGACGAATGTGGGAAAGTTTTCACTCGTTCCTGGCTCCTCAAAGGGCACATGCGCACACACACCGGCGAACGGCCCTTCCTGTGTCCAGAGCCCGGATGTGACAAAGCCTTTGCAGACAAATCCAACCTGAGATCTCATCTCCTGATACACACAGTGACAACGAAGAGCTTCGTGTGCCAAAAATGCGGTAGAGCTTTTGCACAGAAGCGTTATCTTCACAAGCACATGCTGGAGGTATGCCGAATGGCTCCAGAGGGGGTGTAA